In one Mucilaginibacter sp. PAMB04168 genomic region, the following are encoded:
- a CDS encoding AraC family transcriptional regulator, with product MAGPSIKKVKEGFIGQRMIVVPPDVKRLVGKNELINDLNLTAIGHYPHASFHDRERKLGTNQYILLYCTEGKGLIELEDQKILMRPNTFFVIPKNVPHHYQSSVQDPWTIYWIHFKGKKADLIYTRYLNRTLTDGLAIPYTLNRIQTFNEIYQLLEQSYHPLVMEIINIKLLEFIASFVYDEQINPAVLEDDAITHSIRFMKDNIRQLFTVDNLAKQQNLSVSHYTRLFKTKTGYSPIQYFNQLKIQLSCQYLYFSDRKIKEICNEIGFVDQYYYSRLFRKLMGISPAKYKSQKKTA from the coding sequence ATGGCAGGCCCTAGTATTAAAAAGGTAAAAGAAGGATTTATTGGTCAAAGGATGATTGTGGTTCCTCCTGATGTTAAACGGTTAGTTGGAAAGAACGAGCTGATCAATGATTTGAACCTCACCGCAATCGGACATTATCCTCATGCCAGTTTCCATGATAGAGAGCGAAAACTGGGCACTAACCAATATATTCTGCTGTACTGTACTGAAGGGAAGGGCCTGATTGAATTGGAAGACCAAAAAATCTTGATGCGCCCTAACACATTTTTTGTTATCCCTAAAAACGTTCCTCATCATTACCAAAGCTCGGTTCAAGACCCGTGGACGATATACTGGATACATTTCAAAGGCAAAAAGGCTGATTTAATTTACACACGCTACCTTAACCGCACACTTACCGATGGCCTGGCAATTCCTTATACTTTAAACCGAATACAAACATTCAATGAGATTTACCAACTACTGGAGCAAAGCTACCATCCGCTGGTAATGGAGATTATAAATATTAAGCTACTGGAATTTATTGCATCATTCGTTTATGATGAACAAATTAATCCGGCCGTTCTTGAAGATGATGCCATAACGCATAGTATCCGTTTTATGAAAGATAATATCAGGCAGCTATTTACAGTAGACAACTTGGCTAAACAGCAAAATCTTTCGGTTTCACATTATACCAGGTTGTTTAAAACCAAAACCGGCTATAGCCCTATTCAGTACTTCAATCAGTTGAAAATCCAGTTATCCTGCCAGTACCTGTATTTTAGTGACCGCAAGATAAAAGAGATTTGTAATGAAATTGGGTTTGTAGATCAGTATTATTATTCGCGCCTGTTCCGGAAACTGATGGGAATTTCTCCTGCTAAATACAAATCACAGAAAAAGACTGCCTGA